From Neospora caninum Liverpool complete genome, chromosome VIII, a single genomic window includes:
- a CDS encoding putative adenylyl cyclase, with translation MAGRSRGNLDKSPHGRSGCMLKSNVLAISTLNVFFALFGNDFQLAFFDKSADTAFQIGFIVSLVLFLAEMIVTILVDENYKWSFFFWLDVIATASLCLDVPWIVDPIYAFLLNTKTDRNSHVGASAARAGRAGRIGRSSTNRAGKKSEGRGKQTQQNAIRFKYSKGGPEKGWLTAEGWEKLLWVYKESYKGMHLNGEPFERQMLSLEVPDLEGGGRVRTLNKITSGDGSFLFSSFTHTLVIEPIEKMVQIIKQLARDPLKRPQVTGNDEVATSKKHKNESKLETSMLENTILKIGGLMQLGFGQAGAEIIAQNMSSEGGSLDLLIPGKKVHGVYGFADIVNFQDITECLSEEVMVFVNKIARIVHHCVNEWGGTTNKNIGDSFFVVWLVDDDEERDAADNKSLARTSVLGFGKNSQSDTAAKKVKDLCNKSLFAFLKVLAEFGRASDLATYAKHPKIIPRFGAGYTVHLNLGLHCGWAIQGVIGSKFKIDASYFSPHVNLAARLLSATRHFGVNILFSDAFQSNLCAQAQSRCRQVDCVVLKGTHSPIKIFTFDNLRDAFEGSQLDHPKLGKFHPPDDALETSENVDWMFMVDQDIAMMQRGITVEFQAMWRQALENYLRGEWSKAEEFARKCLMVMPDDGPSLHLLNYLKSLDGVPPADWQGYRNLQMK, from the exons ATGGCGGGAAGGTCCCGGGGGAACCTAGATAAGAGTCCTCATGGAAGGAGCGGGTGCATGCTCAAGAGCAACG TGCTGGCCATTTCGACGCTGaacgtcttcttcgctctctttggCAACGACTTTCAACTAGCTTTCTTTGATAAATCAGCAGACACCGCCTTCCAAATTGGGTTCATCGTATcactcgtcctcttcctcgcagaGATGATTGTCACCATTCTCGTCGACGAAAACTATAAGTGgagtttctttttctggttGGACGTTATTGCgactgcttctctctgtctcgacgTTCCATGGATCGTCGACCCAATATACGCATTTCTCTTGAACACGAAAACAGATCGCAATTCCCATGTAGGAGCGTCCGCAGCCAGGGCTGGCAGGGCCGGGAGAATTG GACGCAGCTCAACAAACAGGGCCGGCAAAAAGTCAGAAGGTCGAGGCAAGCAGACTCAGCAAAACGCTATCCGATTCAAATACTCGAAAGGTGGTC CTGAAAAAGGCTGGTTGACTGCAGAAGGCTGGGAGAAACTTCTCTGGGTTTACAAAGAGAGTTACAAAGGAATGCACCTGAACGGAGAGCCGTTTGAGCGACAGATGCTCTCCCTTGAGGTGCCGGACCTAGAAGGTGGAGGCAGAGTTAGAACGTTGAATAAAATAACTTCCGGCGATG GCTCTTTCCTGTTCAGCTCCTTCACGCATACATTAGTTATCGAGCCCATAGAAAAGATGGTCCAAATCATCAAACAGCTGGCACGAGATCCTCTAAAGCGGCCTCAGGTCACTGGCAATGACGAAGTTGCCACCTCGAAGAAGCACAAGAATGAGAGCAAG CTTGAAACAAGCATGCTGGAAAACACAATCCTGAAAATAGGAGGCCTGATGCAG CTAGGTTTTGGCCAAGCTGGAGCGGAGATCATTGCCCAGAACATGTCGTCTGAAGGGGGCAGTCTGGACTTGCTCATCCCGGGGAAGAAGGTTCACGGCGTCTATGGGTTCGCGGACATCGTCAACTTCCAGGATATTACAGAATGCCTCTCAGAGGAA GTCATGGTCTTCGTCAATAAAATTGCTAGGATAGTCCACCACTGTGTCAACGAGTGGGGAGGAACAACGAACAAAAATATCGGTGACTCATTTTTTGTTGTTTGGCTTgtggacgacgacgaagagagggatgCG GCTGATAATAAGTCCCTCGCCCGCACGTCGGTGTTAGGATTCGGCAAGAACTCCCAGAGCGATACAGCTGCAAAAAAGGTGAAGGACTTATGCAACAAGTCGCTCTTTGCATTTCTGAAAGTCCTTG CGGAATTCGGTCGTGCTTCAGACTTGGCGACGTATGCAAAACATCCGAAAATAATCCCCCGCTTCGGCGCTGGATACACTGTACATCTGAATCTCGGTCTCCACTGTGGCTGGGCAATACAAG GAGTCATCGGCTCGAAGTTCAAAATCGACGCGTCATATTTCTCCCCTCACGTGAATCTGGCAGCACGCCTACTGAGTGCGACTCGCCACTTCGGAGTGAATATTTTGTTCTCTGACGCATTCCAGTCCAACCTCTGTGCGCAAGCACAGTCTCGGTGTCGGCAAGTCGACTGTGTTGTCCTTAAAGGCACTCACAGTCCAATTAAAATATTCACGTTTGACAATCTAAGAGATG CTTTTGAGGGGTCCCAACTTGATCACCCCAAGTTGGGGAAATTCCATCCACCGGATGATGCTTTAGAAACAAGCGAAAACGTCGACTGGATGTTTATGGTG GATCAAGACATTGCGATGATGCAGAGAGGAATAACCGTGGAGTTCCAAGCAATGTGGAGACAAGCCCTAGAAAACTACTTGCGGGGAGAGTGGAGTAAAGCAGAAGAGTTTGCCAGGAAATGTCTCATGGTGATGCCAGACGATGGCCCTTCATTGCATTTACTCAACTATTTGAAAAGCTTGGATGGAGTGCCTCCTGCGGACTGGCAAGGTTACCGAAACCTGCAAATGAAGTAA